The Bernardetia sp. ABR2-2B DNA window TTGTCTTCGTTTACTTTTCCATGAGTAGCGAGATGGATAAAACGATAATTCTTTAATGAATCTGAAAATAAAATTGATTTGTCAGCTTTTTTATAGGTATAAAGTGATGTAGAAACATTTTTTTGATTAAAAAGAGAATTAATTTGTTTGACTTCTTCTGCCGTTCCATTTAGGTTTGGTAAAGCGTTACTTTGAAAATTGATAGGAGCAAAAAGAAAAATTGAGGAATTTTTAGGTTGTCTAATTTCGTTTTTTTCGATAAATAAAGTTGCCGAATAACTATAACTAACTTTCTGTTTTTTGATAAGAAAAGGCAATTGAGAATAATCTTCATTTTCTAGGTTTGTGTTTTTATCTGTAACTTGTTCTGTAAACAAAGCTTCAAAAGGAATTTTGCCCATATTTCCGTCTGGAACAATAACTACTTTTTGAATAGAAGACGGAATATCAAAAAATAAAAGTTGATTACTCAATAAAGAAGAAGCTTCAATAAAATCATCATAACTTTGAAACTCAATGCTGTTTCTAAGATATATCAAATCACTTTCTAAATCTTTTGCAGCAACTGTATTTATTTCTAACTTATTCTTTGTAATTAGAAAAGTATAAATTTGTGAATTATTGTCTTGGTTATACGTTTGAGCATATAACAATAAAGCTGTTTTGTTATCTAGTTTTGCTTGAATTTTGGGAACATCAGCAATTTGAGTATTATATTTTAAAGCAAAATAATTTGGATATTGATTCTCCAAAATGCTTGTAAATTCTTTCGCTTGGCTTTGATAGTTTATGAGTTCTGAACGCAAATAAATCAAAACTGAATCTTGGGTAGTTGTCTTGGAGATGGGGTAGCTTTGAATTTGTTGCTCAAAATAGGCAATTTGTGTCTGAATGTTTTTTTCTTTCTCTAAAAGAGAATCTGGAATCCCTGCAAAATGTTTGGCTTTCGTGTCAGCAATGGCAGCTAACAAAACAGAGGCTTTATTTCGTTCTGCAAAATAAAATGCCTGTTCTTTATACTTTTGTTTTTGAAGAGGAAACTCACTTATTGTATAAGCAATGCGTAACCCAGTTTCATAAATTTCAGCTGCACGATTTCCTAAAGCAATTTTGTCTTGTTTGTTTACTCTAAGGTTTCGAATAGTTGAAATCAGTTTGTCAGCAACTAGTAATGTCTTGATAGCATCTTTCAAATCCTTCAACAATAGCGTTTTTTCATTGTATTTTCGCTCTAAAGCACGAGCTTTTAGAGAAAGAGAAAGCAATAAAATATCAGCGTTTAGATAATCTGTTGGAAGAGGGTTTTCATTTATTTTTTTAGATTCAAAATTTAATGTATTTGTTTGAATAGCTTTTTGGTAAAAATTTAGTGCCTTTGAAAACTTTTCTTTTGCTTCATAAATCGTCCCTAATTGATTATAAACGGTTGCAATATCTGGATGTTTTTGCCCATAATTATTTTGATAAATTTTTAGAGCCTGTATTTCATATTCTTCTGCTTGTTGAAAATAATTTTGAAGGAACGAGTTTTGTCCTAGATTATTGAGTACAAATGCTTTTGCTAGTTCATTGTGAGAAGTTTCAAAAGAATTTAATGCCTTTTTAAAATAACCCTCTGCCAAAACATAACTTTCTTGTTCTCTCAAGATAATTCCCAAATTAATCCACGTATAAGCTAATTTATTAGTTAGTTCTGTATTATTTGGATTTTCTTTTTGAAGCTTATCATAAATATATTGGCTCATTTGATAATACTCTTTTGCATTTTCAGGAAGCTGACTAGTAAGAATTAATCCAAAATTATTATATGCGTCTGCTACTTCTTGAGAATCTTCACCAATTTTATTTTGTGCAATCAAAACTGACTGTTCGGCAAAAGAACGTGCTCCAGCCAAATTTCCCGATTGCCACAAAGCAATACTCATACTTTTATTGAGTTCTAACTCTTGCTGTGCAGACAAACTCTCACTTTTATCTAATTTTTGAGCATTTTTATACGCTTCTTCAAAAAACTCTAGAGCCTTACTTATATCTCCTTCATAGAGCGCAAACTCACCTTTTGTATGTTTAGCTTGAATTGATAAAGTAGGTTTCTGTTGATAAACCGAGGCTGGAATTTCATATAGCTTTGAGAGCAATTTTTTGGCTTTATTAATATTTCCATTTTGAGTGTAAAAACGAACTAATTCGGAATGAACATCTAAAAAATCCTCCCAAGAGTTTGACTTTTGATAGTTGATTAAATTATTTTCTAGAGTTGAAACTGTACTTTGGGTAGAGTCTTTGGTAACACTTTGTGCAAAAAGTTGGTTTGAAGATACTACTCCCATCAAAAGGAGTAATTTAAAAACAAAAAGATAAGCTAGTTTCATGAGTTAAGTTTCAATGTATAAGAATCTTGTTCTAAAGATAAAAATAGTAAAGTTAAGCTAATTACTTTTACTCTAAAAAAATAGAATAGTTCGGAAAACTCCTAAAATAGTTTGTTATTTTTAAAAAAAACAAGAAAAAAGTCATTCAAACTAAATTGAATGACTTTTTGTATCAATGACTTAACAGTTTAGTTAGGTTTTCTTATTCTTCTATTGCTTCTCCTAACATTTCATCACCGAGTCCTTCTTCTTTTGCTGTATTTGGATCTTCTACTGATATACTAGCAATTTCATATTTAGAAGCAGGACTAAAAGCAGGACTTAGTATGGCAGATTTTTTCAAGTTTTTGACTGCCAAAGCATATTGCTTACCTCTATGTTGAAATACTCCTAAGGCAAAAGCAGCCATCGCACGAGCATTTCTATTGATTTGAGGTGCGCTACTAATTGCTAACAGTAATGATTCGGCTTCTACCTCATCCCCTACTTTTTGTAGAGCTAATGCTTGATAGAATAAAATCAAAGGATTTTTAGGATTAAAAGCTGAATACTGACGAGAATATTCTAAAGCATCATCATAATTACCAATTTCTAAATATGTTTTGGTAAGTTTGAAATAAACTTCTAATTTTTGAGAAGTATTAAGCATAAATTTTCTTGGATCTTGGTCACCTTCTAATTTACCTGTACGAGCTTTTTCGTCCATTTCTAAACGAAAATTTAATTTTTGTATTAATGTATCTTTTGCAGCTCTATCTTCGATATATACTTTTAGTTCTTGTGCATCTGGAAAAGGGTCTTTCATTGCAATTACTTTTTCCAAAAGTTGTTTTGATTCATTAAACTCATATACTTTAGAATAGCCATTAGCTACTTTCATCAAAAATTCTGGGCTAAACTCTTTTGCACGAGCAGAAAACTGACTACCTTTTGTAATTTTACTAAAAGCTCTTTCTGCTTCTGCATAACTGCCTAACTGAAAGTGAGTATATCCTAATTCGTAGAAATCTTTATCATAACCAATGCCTGTTTCTGCTCCTGTGATTTCCATAAGTTGAGTCATCAGTTCAAGAGCTTTTTCATGATTGCCTATTGTATTTTCATAACGAGCTTGTAGATAAAATAAGTCAGGCATTCCAGGGAATAGTTCATTTGCACTTTTGATATACTTTCCAGCTCCCTCTACGTTACCTGTACGAAAAAGGAGATCAATAGTACGGAATTGATAAGCAAATTTTTCTCCGTCATCTTCTGCAAGGTCTATAATTTTTTCATACATTTTCACAGCATTATCATAATCCTTTTTTTGTTTGTAGGTATTCGCAAGCATTTCATAAGCAGGAATATAATTTTGTTTTTTCTCCAAAACAGACTGAAAACAAGTTTCAGAAGCTGGATAATTACGTCCCTCATAATAACACATACATTTATTATAGAGATACTCTAAATTATTAGGCTCTTTAGCAATTGCTTTATCATAGAAAGGAATTGCTTGTGGAAATTTTTGTGTCATACGCAACTGTTCAGCAACAACATATTCATCTAAACCCTCTCCTTTATCAGAATGAGGCAAAGTATGAGTTTCATCTACATTAGTAGTGTCTGTTTCGTCTTGTGCTTTAGCAAAATCGATAGAAATAAAGAAAAGACTACATAAAATAGCTAAAAATAAAAAGCGTTGTGATAGCTCTTTTGGAGTATGTTTGGATGTTTTCATAAAAGTTAAATTTGGTTCTATTATACGTTTTATAACTGTATAGACAAAAACTTTACCTAATTATTTTAAGTCGTATCTAGCAAAAATATTTTAAAAAAATTAATATACACAAATATAAGAAAAGGCTTATCGAAAACATCGAAAAGCCTTTATAAAAGTATTTATTTATTTTTATTTTTTATAGTCTTTTTCTTATTCCTGTCCTTCAATTTTGACAGCAAAAGGAGTAGAAAGTCTATTTTTATTGTCCTTAAAACGAACATATAAAGTTTTTGTCTTTGCATTTAATTTTTCTTCTGTCATAAGTGCTGGTTCATATGTATTCCATTCACTTCCTTTAAACTCCTCTGTATCTGAAACCATATATTCTGTTGCACCTACTGCATAAATACGCATTTGAGCAGTTCCTTCTTCTATCTTTGCAGGATTCACAGAAACGCCAACAGCAAGGGGCTGACGATCTAATGTGTCCTTCATACTTGCCCACGAATACATAACTAGATTATTTACCATAGAATACGTAGCACTTTTGAGATTTTCTCCTTTTTCCATCGTACGCAAATACTGAATGTAATTATCCACAGCATCTTCGTGCTTTCCTAATACTTGATAAACATCTCCTAATGTATATAGAATACTAGCTACCTGTGGGTTGTCTAATCCTACTGCTTCGATAGTTTGTAGAGAAAGTTCTTCTGCCTCTACATAATTACCAATATTTAGATTTAATTGAATCTGACTTCCCAAAGCATCTAAATATTCCTTTGATTGAGTTCCTTCTGCTTTTACTACTTGATCAATATACATATTCAAATATTCTTGAGCACTTTCGTAGTCGTATTGTTGCTCGTAATGTTTTGCCAAAAACTTTTGATACTTAGAATTCCCTGATTTTGCTTTCTTTGTAGCTTCTTCTAAACTAGAAAGTAGTATATTTTCAAAAAACAAATCAGATTCGCTACGGTCGCCTTCTTGAATATTGACTACTTCTGCTGCTTCAGGAAGAGCTTCAAAAACCAAATGAAAATATTGTACACTCATCATATTACATTGAATTACTCCAGGTTCTGCTGCTGTAATTCTTAATAATGGATATTTTGTATCATCAATAATCATTTGGAAGGCGTGAATAGAGCCTATTTCATGTAAAGTATATTCCAACCCTTCATAACAAGTCAATTCCATTTGGAAAACAGTGCTATCTGATGAAGTTTCGATTTTAGAAATTGTTATGTATTCGCTGTTTGTACCTGCGACAATAGGATTGTCTATTGTTTTTTGGGCAGAAACAAAAGGTACTATTGCAGTAGTGGCAATGAGAGTGAGACTTAGGGCGAAATAGCGTAAAATATTATTCATAAAAAAGAAGTATAAAATACTATAAAAGTGTATTAGTTTTGATAGAGGTAGAATGAGTTATAAAACCTTTTACTAAGGTAATAACTACTAAAGTTATTTGAAAATTAATTTGAGCAAATATAAGATACTAAAATTTCAATTAAAAGGAATGATTTGAAAGTTATTTTTGATAAAAATTAAACTCTTTCTCATTATATATGATTAACAAGTTAATTGTTTACTTCCAAATTGGCAAACATTAAGCCATTATTTATTCACTAATTCTCTTTTGTATAAATACTCTATTTTATGATATGGGCAAACTATGGCTGATAGTTTGATTTTTTACTATCTTTGTTTAGATTTTTAGTTTGTATTTTGATAAAGAATACTTTACTATCCTAAATAAGAAATAAATACACAAAATACATATATGTTCAATTTATTTTCAAAAGAAATACGCTCTTTTTTCAGCTCTCTAATTGGCTATATCGTACTCATCATTTTTTTAGTAGCAATGGGGCTTTTTGTATGGGTTTTTCCTCAAACAAGTGTTTTAGAATATGGTTTTGCCGATTTATACCCACTTTTTTCGGTTGCTCCTTATGTATTTTTATTTCTAATTCCTGCCATAACGATGCGCTGTTTTGCAGAAGAAAAACGTGCAGGAACAATGGAACTGCTCTTTACTCGTCCTATTTCAGATTGGGAGATTATCTTAGGAAAATATTTTGCGTGTTGGGTGTTGGTCTTGTTTGCTCTTCTTCCTACACTAATTTATTATTATAGTATTTATCAACTTGGCAACCCTATTGGAAACTTAGATAGTGCAGCTTTTGTGGGCTCGTTTATTGGACTTATTTTATTAGGGGCAGTTTTTACGGCAATTGGCGTTTTTGCTTCTTCACTTACCGAAAATCAAATTGTAGCATTTATTATTGCTGTTTTTCTTTGCTTTTTTTTATATGAAGGTTTTACATCACTTTCTGGTCTCAATGTATGGTCAGATACGGCTTATTTCATTAGTCAGTTAGGTATAGACTTTCATTATCAATCACTTAGCAAAGGGTTAATAGATTCTCGTAACTTGTTATATTTCTTTTCGTTGATTATCTTAATGCTGGGTTCTACGCAATTAGTTTTGAGTAGTCGAAAATGGTAGTGGCAGTTATCAGTAAGTAATAATCAGTTACCAGTTTTATGAAAATGAAATAATCAGTGTAGGGAAAATGGCTTGTCTTTTCCTGTATTTGTTATGATTGATGATGAAAAAGTTAAATTAAAAAACCAAATTATGAGCTACGAAATTATTTTAATAAGTGATGAAGAAAAAATAGATTTCTGTAAATATTATCCTCAATTAAGATTAGATATAGAACAAAACTTTTACATTTCAACTAAAAATAAATTTTTGAATGTTTTTGCTGCTGATGCTAAAATAGAAGATTTTTATTCAAAAGAAGAATTGACTGCTGTAAAAAGTATTTTAAATAAAACGTATTATTATTTAATTGATAGCAACTCATTTGAATTAGTAAAAGATTTTTTTGGAAGCATTCCTGAAAAATTAAACTTTATTATAGACAATGACCATGGAGGATTAATGAGAAGGGAAAGAATATTAAAATTAAAAAGTTTTCATGAGTTTATAGCAATAGAAGAAAATGAAATATCTTCCAAATAACTCACTAAATTTCTCTGACTTGGCTGTAGAGGTTAATTAAAAGAAGTTTATAGAAACTAAACTCTAAAAGCCTTTTTAATTTTCCATTTCCTAATTCCCAATATCCAATTTCTATTTTATGCTCCGTTTTATCGATTACGTATTTTTTCTTACCACTTACAAAGAGGCAGGTTCTATCAACCGAGTAGAAGATGCAAGTTATGTTATTCAAGGCTATTTGATGGCAATGCAAGATGAAGAACTAAACGAATTTATGTTCAATTTTAGTTCTTTTATGTGTGCGAAACTAGGAATTGGAGATAGAATAGAATGGAGCAAAGTTATTCGTTTTAATGCTCACTCTGATAGTCATTCTTTAGAACTTTTCGAAACTTTCTTTAGAGATTACGTAAATAGCATTAGTTAAAAGCCAAATAGAAAAAAATAAAACCTTTATAAATCATTACTTTTCAAATCACGATGAATTAATAATAATCAAATTACAAGCGTAATTCATAATTTTTAATTTGTAACTGTCTCATATCTTTATGCAAAATAAATCCACAAAAAAAATAATTTTCTTACTCTTAATAGTAAGTTTTATTTTCCCCAACTATTCTAAAGCTCAAAACAAAACAGGCTGGGAGTTTATTGGGCAAAATGACCATCAAAAAGCACGTCAAGCATTCAAACAAACACTAGATAAAGATAGCACTGATGCAGAAGCTAATAAAGGAATGATTTTTCTTTCCGAAGTAGAAGGCGATACACAAGGCTATTATTTGCACCTCAATAGACTAATGCGTCATCATTGGGACGAAAATTATTATGATGTTTTTAAAAGACAAATCAATATTTCTTATACCGACTTAAAAAAAAGAATGTTTGATAAAAATGGAAATCAAAAAATGTCTTCTCGTTTTTATGTAAGTCCTGCTCTTTTCGAAGCCTATAAAGACTTTAGAAGAAGAGAGTTTGAGAAAAGCAAAACCTCTTTTTCAAAGGTGCATAATAATTTATATTGGGCAACAATAAACGGTTTTCCAAACATAAATGGCTATGGTTATACGGTAGAATATCCTGTGGAAAAGGAAGCATTCAATCCAAATGGAAATTATAAAATCCTTACAGACGAAATACTTACTTGGGAAACATTGCCTTATTTTCAATATGATGGAGATATTTATCTTGATAATACAGAAGGTGTTCATTACGCAAATACATTTTTCAAAATAGATAAAGAACAAGATATTGACTTTCGTATTACTCGCTCTTATCCTATCAAAATTTGGTTGGATGGTAAAGAAATCT harbors:
- a CDS encoding CHAT domain-containing tetratricopeptide repeat protein, whose protein sequence is MKLAYLFVFKLLLLMGVVSSNQLFAQSVTKDSTQSTVSTLENNLINYQKSNSWEDFLDVHSELVRFYTQNGNINKAKKLLSKLYEIPASVYQQKPTLSIQAKHTKGEFALYEGDISKALEFFEEAYKNAQKLDKSESLSAQQELELNKSMSIALWQSGNLAGARSFAEQSVLIAQNKIGEDSQEVADAYNNFGLILTSQLPENAKEYYQMSQYIYDKLQKENPNNTELTNKLAYTWINLGIILREQESYVLAEGYFKKALNSFETSHNELAKAFVLNNLGQNSFLQNYFQQAEEYEIQALKIYQNNYGQKHPDIATVYNQLGTIYEAKEKFSKALNFYQKAIQTNTLNFESKKINENPLPTDYLNADILLLSLSLKARALERKYNEKTLLLKDLKDAIKTLLVADKLISTIRNLRVNKQDKIALGNRAAEIYETGLRIAYTISEFPLQKQKYKEQAFYFAERNKASVLLAAIADTKAKHFAGIPDSLLEKEKNIQTQIAYFEQQIQSYPISKTTTQDSVLIYLRSELINYQSQAKEFTSILENQYPNYFALKYNTQIADVPKIQAKLDNKTALLLYAQTYNQDNNSQIYTFLITKNKLEINTVAAKDLESDLIYLRNSIEFQSYDDFIEASSLLSNQLLFFDIPSSIQKVVIVPDGNMGKIPFEALFTEQVTDKNTNLENEDYSQLPFLIKKQKVSYSYSATLFIEKNEIRQPKNSSIFLFAPINFQSNALPNLNGTAEEVKQINSLFNQKNVSTSLYTYKKADKSILFSDSLKNYRFIHLATHGKVNEDNPDLSQIFLTNADGSTGSLFASDIYSLQVGAELVMMSACETGLGKTKKGEGIVGLTRAWFYAGADNLTVSLWQVSDEATNKLSTTFYKNNLENIQMNASEKNSFQQIDYSSSLQKAKLSLLESKDFSAPYYWAAFILIGK
- a CDS encoding tetratricopeptide repeat protein — translated: MKTSKHTPKELSQRFLFLAILCSLFFISIDFAKAQDETDTTNVDETHTLPHSDKGEGLDEYVVAEQLRMTQKFPQAIPFYDKAIAKEPNNLEYLYNKCMCYYEGRNYPASETCFQSVLEKKQNYIPAYEMLANTYKQKKDYDNAVKMYEKIIDLAEDDGEKFAYQFRTIDLLFRTGNVEGAGKYIKSANELFPGMPDLFYLQARYENTIGNHEKALELMTQLMEITGAETGIGYDKDFYELGYTHFQLGSYAEAERAFSKITKGSQFSARAKEFSPEFLMKVANGYSKVYEFNESKQLLEKVIAMKDPFPDAQELKVYIEDRAAKDTLIQKLNFRLEMDEKARTGKLEGDQDPRKFMLNTSQKLEVYFKLTKTYLEIGNYDDALEYSRQYSAFNPKNPLILFYQALALQKVGDEVEAESLLLAISSAPQINRNARAMAAFALGVFQHRGKQYALAVKNLKKSAILSPAFSPASKYEIASISVEDPNTAKEEGLGDEMLGEAIEE
- a CDS encoding tetratricopeptide repeat protein, which translates into the protein MNNILRYFALSLTLIATTAIVPFVSAQKTIDNPIVAGTNSEYITISKIETSSDSTVFQMELTCYEGLEYTLHEIGSIHAFQMIIDDTKYPLLRITAAEPGVIQCNMMSVQYFHLVFEALPEAAEVVNIQEGDRSESDLFFENILLSSLEEATKKAKSGNSKYQKFLAKHYEQQYDYESAQEYLNMYIDQVVKAEGTQSKEYLDALGSQIQLNLNIGNYVEAEELSLQTIEAVGLDNPQVASILYTLGDVYQVLGKHEDAVDNYIQYLRTMEKGENLKSATYSMVNNLVMYSWASMKDTLDRQPLAVGVSVNPAKIEEGTAQMRIYAVGATEYMVSDTEEFKGSEWNTYEPALMTEEKLNAKTKTLYVRFKDNKNRLSTPFAVKIEGQE
- the gldF gene encoding gliding motility-associated ABC transporter permease subunit GldF, whose protein sequence is MFNLFSKEIRSFFSSLIGYIVLIIFLVAMGLFVWVFPQTSVLEYGFADLYPLFSVAPYVFLFLIPAITMRCFAEEKRAGTMELLFTRPISDWEIILGKYFACWVLVLFALLPTLIYYYSIYQLGNPIGNLDSAAFVGSFIGLILLGAVFTAIGVFASSLTENQIVAFIIAVFLCFFLYEGFTSLSGLNVWSDTAYFISQLGIDFHYQSLSKGLIDSRNLLYFFSLIILMLGSTQLVLSSRKW